GAAGAGCGCGGCGGCCCCGGCGAGGACCCGGGGCAGTCCGGCGATGTACGCGGCGAAGTCAGGAGTGTCGGTCATCCTGGAAGGGTAACCAGCGCGCCCGTACGCGCCGCCGCTCGGCGATGCCACGCACACCGCAGCGCCGGGGCCGCGCCCCCGCACCCGGCGCGTGGTCAGTGCGCGGACTCCGCCAGCCGCAGGGTCCGCTCCGCCAGTTCGCTGATCCGCACCCCGTCGAAGCCGAAGACCGCGCTGCGCACCGTGTCCCGCAGCGGCTCCGTCCACTGGGCCGGTATGGCGCGCGCCCCGTTCAGCACCCCGGCCACCGAGCCCGCCGTGGCCCCGTTGGAGTCGGTGTCCAGACCGCCGCGGACGGTGAGCGCGATGGTGCGGGTGAAGTCGCCGTCGCCGTAGACCAGTCCCGCCGTGAGCACCGCCGCGTTCGGCACCACGTGGATCCAGTGCGCCCCGGCCGTCTCCTCGGACACCGTCGCCAGGGTGTCCTCCCAGGTCATCCGGGTGTCGTGGAGCGAGATCACCCGCCGCACGGTACGGGCCAGCCGGCTGCTCGCCGGGACGACGGCCAGGGCCGTGTCGAGGGCGTCGCGGACAGTGGGCGCGGTGAACGCGGCGGAGATCAGCGCCGCCGCCCACATCGCGCCGTACACGCCGTTGCCGGTGTGCGACAGCACCGCGTCCCGGCGGGCCAGCGAGGCCGCCAGGCGGGGGGCTCCGGGGCAGGTCCAGCCGTGGATGTCGGCGCGGATGAGGGCGCCGATCCACTCCTGGTAGGGGTTGTCGTACGTCGCGGTCAGCGGCGGCCGCAGCCCGTTGGCGAGGTTGCGGTAGGCCGCGCGTTCCGCCGTGAAGGTCTGCAGGTACGGCAGCCGCAGCAGCCACAGGTCGCCGACCTGCTCCGTGCTGAAGCCGAAGCCTCTGGTCTCCAGCAGGTGCAGGCCGAGGATCGCGTAGTCCACGTCGTCGTCGCGGCAGCTGCCGTCGACACGGCCCCGGACGCACGCGCGCCACTCCGGGCGCAGCGCGGGCAGGCCGTCCGCGCCGGCGGGGGGCTCGGGCAGGTAGTCGGTCAGCGGCAGGGCGTCGGCCTCGCGCAGATAGCGGTCGATGCGCTCGCGCGTCCACACCTCGCCCTGCTCGACCGGCTTGCCCAGCATGTTGCCCGCGATCCGGCCGAGCCAGCCGCCCAGGATCCGGTCGGCCAGGCCGGGGCCGGCGGTGGCGGGGGAGGGCGCGTGGGTGCCCACGGAGGTCATGGGTCCCGGGGTACCCGATTCCGGCCGCTTCCACCGGGACCCCGCCCGCTCGCCCGGCGTTCCCGCCGGCCGGCCGCACGGTGTTCCACCCTCCGGGCAGGGGCATGACGGCGGGGGCTCGCTGAGGTT
Above is a genomic segment from Streptomyces glaucescens containing:
- a CDS encoding ADP-ribosylglycohydrolase family protein, with amino-acid sequence MTSVGTHAPSPATAGPGLADRILGGWLGRIAGNMLGKPVEQGEVWTRERIDRYLREADALPLTDYLPEPPAGADGLPALRPEWRACVRGRVDGSCRDDDVDYAILGLHLLETRGFGFSTEQVGDLWLLRLPYLQTFTAERAAYRNLANGLRPPLTATYDNPYQEWIGALIRADIHGWTCPGAPRLAASLARRDAVLSHTGNGVYGAMWAAALISAAFTAPTVRDALDTALAVVPASSRLARTVRRVISLHDTRMTWEDTLATVSEETAGAHWIHVVPNAAVLTAGLVYGDGDFTRTIALTVRGGLDTDSNGATAGSVAGVLNGARAIPAQWTEPLRDTVRSAVFGFDGVRISELAERTLRLAESAH